ATCGAGATTATCTTTATCTTTAACAAGCGATTTATTGCTGTCGAGTTCTTTTCTGACATCGCGAAACATTTGTGCAACTTCTGTGCTGATGATATCATTGACACTATTAGTGGCGATGGCGAAGTTTTTGTCCGCTAAAGAAATAATTTCCTTTTTGAGATGAGGGATTTCTTTGTCAAGTTGATCGAATGCATTAGACATCTCACGATTAGCTAAGTCTTCGACACCTGTGATAATGTCGTCATTGCTAGGTATTTTTTGTTCAATAATATCCATCGCCATGGTTGAAATCACTTCTGGTTGTGTAATAGCTTGAAGTTTTGATGGGACATAGAAAGCATAGATGCCGACAATGATAATTAAAATTGAGTAAACAATTTTAGTTATATTTTGAGACTTCTCTGCGGAGTTTTCGAGAGCTTCTACTTTAGAAGCAATGACTTCGAGTTGTTTTTGAATTTCGCTCATGATTAATTTCTCCTATTGCACTGCTGGTTCAACAGCATCTTCTGGGACGATTTGATATTTTAAGAGGTCGAGCAAGGCAGCGACAAGCTTTCTTTCGGCAAGATCCGGATCAATTTTCTCAATATTGACAACGTCCACGCTTATGGAAGTGAGTCGATCGGCAATCGCGTCAAATTCGGGCTCGAGCTTTATAATACTGTCCGCGGAGCTCGCCATGACATTTTCTGTAATCTTGATAGCAATTGTTTCAATATTTTCTTCGAGTTCTTTGATTTCAGCTTCTGAATAAGTTTCGCCGATATTATCAAAAGCTACATTTAGGGCATTTTCTAGTAGTTTGTAAATTCTCTCCTCAGTCACCTTACGTAAGTCAGTTTCTAGAGATTTAATGTGTCCCTCAAGTTTTTCTGAGTTTTTTGCATATTCTTTTTTAACACTTTCACTCAAACTCGGTAAAAGTTCTTTTTGAGCTTTAGCTTTCAAGCCAGTGAGCCTTTGCTTAAGGAGCTCTTCGGCATCCTTTTGGAGAGTTTCTACAATGGCTTCTTGATTGTTTTTAAGTTCATTGGCGATGTTGTTGAGTCGCATAAACAGAAGGCCAATTAGAGCGAGAATTACAATGAGAGCAATGTTTCTAAAGCCCGTTTGGCTCTTCTTAATTTGCTCAATTTTATCAATTCGATTTTGGATATTTTTTATAATTTCCAAATCTTTACTATCATCTTGCTTGTCACTCATTATTGACTCTCCTTAATCAGATGTGTTAGTGGGTGTGGATTAAGTAAAAAACAAATTATTCAGCTTGTCAAGGTTTGCGTTGTAAGATATGGGGAATGCGTCCATATTGGTGAGATTTTAATTTACAATTTGGGGTAATGAATTGAGTTACGCTGCAAGTGCTTTTTTATTAACTGGTGAAACGATCGATGTCACAGCTGGTCGCATGGGTTTTCGTTATTTTGGGCGATCTCCAGAGTTAGGGCCAATCGAGATACTTATTACAGATATTCCTGGGATAGTTTTTTCTGGCGACTTAGAATCTTCGGATGGTTTGCCAGATTATGATCAAAAATCTTCACCACTTAAAAAGGTCAATGGTGAGAATTTAAATGCTTACACATTTAAAACGCGAAATGCTCAGCATGCTTTGATGAATGCCTTTAAGGAGAAGGGCCAAGAAGCTTTTGAGACAGACATTAAACATCACGAACGTTTTTTGATGGAGCTTGGGATTCGTGGGGGCATTTGGCTTGAGGGCGATGCAAAAGTTAAAGATGGCCGCGCTGTATTTAAAAATCCACGTATAAAACCATATGAAGTTAAGACTGATTTTCGTATTGCTTCAATCGATATCGAGAATGGCGTCAACATAGATAGCCTCTTTTCCATAGCAATACATATGAAAGGCTGTGGCCCTGAGCGTAAAAAAGTTCTTATGCTCGACGACCATAGTCACGAGATGAATGACTTTACTACTTGCTTCAATACAGAGACAGATCTACTCAATGCCTTCATGGATTATATAGCGGCAGAAGATCCAGATATTATCATTGGATGGAATGTCATTGGTTATGACTTGGCACAATTACAAAAGTACTGCGAACGCAATTACTTAGACTTCAAACTTGATCGACTGGGAAAAGAACCCGATATTTTCTCTCCTATGATGGGAGTGAGTTTTGCCTTTATGTCAGGGCGCGTCGTGATTGAAGGCATGTCAGCGATTCGAGATATGGGCTACACCTTTAAAAATAATCGTTTGGAAACTGTGGCAGTTGAACTTCTTGGGGAAGGTAAACTGATTCATGATGAAGATGATAAACTAGCAGAAATTGAACGTCAGTTTCTCGAAGAAAAAGAAAATTTAGCGAAATATAACTTACAGGATGTTGAGTTAGTCACACGCCTTTTTGAAAAAATCGGTGTTGTGGAGTTCATGGCAACACGTACGTGCTTGTCGGGTGTGATGTTTAGTCAATTAGAGATTAATAATGCCATACTCGAAAATCTATGGATACCTGAAATCCACAAGGGCGGCTTTGTTGCCTTGGGTGATGGCGAAAAGAAAACCTCGCGCAATGACGCCTATCGCTACCTAGCTTCTGAGGCAGGTGTCCACGACAATGTGGTGCAATTGCGAATCCCGCAAATCACAGCATGGCTTGCGAGCTTATTTGATATTGATCCTTATTCCTTGGCTCAAGCTGAGAATGGTGAAGAGTTGCCTTGGGGGGCTAAACGTTTAAAAGACCAAGCCTTTATTGCCAAGGAGCTAAAAAAGCTTTTGACTTACCGCAGTCAGTTTAAAGACTGTGATTGGCAGTGCCGTGCAGTGAACCACACATTAAAGCAATGTATGGAAGAAAGTTTAAAATCAGCAAATCGTTTTTTTACTCCCACCTATAAAGGGGCGATCATGCAAGCCTGTGCTTGGTTGACTGAAGAGATCAATCAAGGCCTTCTTGCGGTCTCCGCAAAACTTGTGGCATCAAATGATACAAGCCTTTATGTGAGTGTAGAGGAGTACAGTGAGCTTGATGTTGAGACTCATTTGAATCAGTGTATCCAGAATGCCTGCTCAGATTTGGGTTTAGAAGCAGTAGTTCCACTTTGCGAAAAGATAGCGATCTTTGAGAAGATTCTCTTTATTAAACGCAATAATGATAACTTTCTTCGCTACGCTTATTTATGTGAAGAAGGTGAAGTGAAAATCACTGGTTTGTATAACACTGGACCTCGTTGGACTCAGCTTGCCCATTATTTCCAAGAAGAGTTGATGAAGCAGATCCTGACTGGGAAAGATTGGCAAGTTTGGATAAGAGAATTTACTGAAAGCGTGCGCGATGGTGCTCATCGTGATAAAATATCTTATTTCAGAAAAGTTAAACAGTCAGATTTACTAGAGAAAAAGGATCAGGCACAAGTTGTGGCTTTGCTAAAATACCTTGATTATTATAAACCTACGGCACCAGTCAATGTTATTTCATACATTATGACTTTGGATGATGGTCCTGTACCAAGTGTATTGAATCCTAGGACCCCTGATATAGAGCATTATATAGAGTCTCAACTTGCGAGGGTCGCAAATCCTTATTTAGCCTTAGTGGGAAAAACTTTTGAAGAGTTATTTCATGCGGAGCAATTAAGTCTTTTCGAATTTTAGTTAGAAAGAGTTGTTTTTATCTAAGGTTCACACAAATTAAAAAAGTTAATTCTAAATTAGAAAGGAAATACAATGAAAAAAGTGATTATCGTAGGCTCAGGCCCTGCGGGACACACAGCTGCTATTTATGCAGCTAGAGCAGAAATGAAGCCTCTCATGTTAGAAGGTTTTATGGCAGGCGGCGTTGCAGCTGGCGGTCAGTTGACAACTACGACTGAAGTAGAGAACTTTCCTGGCTTCCCAGAGGGCATTGATGGTCCTACTCTGATGATGAATATGCGTGAGCAATCAGCTCGTTATGGTACAGATATTATAACTGAAACTGTTGATAAAATTGATTTTAGTTCTCGTCCATTTAAACTCGTGGCCAATGGGGTTGATTACGAAGCAGCATCTTTAATTATAGCAACTGGTGCTACGGCGAAGAGATTGAATTTGCCTGGTGAAGATACTTACTGGCAAAATGGTATTTCTGCATGCGCAGTATGCGATGGTGCCCTTCCCATTTTCCGTAACAAACCAATGGTAGTAATTGGTGGTGGCGATTCAGCTTGTGAAGAAGCCATGTTCCTTACAAAGTTTGCTTCAAAAGTGTACTTGGTTGTTCGTCGTAACGAAATGCGTGCTTCAAAAGTGATGCAAGAGCGTACGAAAGCCAACGAGAAGATTGAGATCCTTTGGGAGACGTCTCCAGTGGAAGCTTTAGGTGACGACAAAGTTCTCACACACGTAAAAGTGAAAAGCAATGTTGATGGAACTGAAAGAGATGTTGAGGCTAATGGCCTTTTCTATGCGATTGGTCACAAGCCAAATACAGATTTCTTAAATGGGCAACTTGATCTAGATGATGCAGGTTACATCTTAACGGCACCAGGTACAGCTAAAACTTCTATTGAAGGTGTTTTTGCTTGTGGTGACGTACAGGATCACGAGTGGCGTCAAGCTATAACCGCTGCAGGTAGTGGTTGTATGGCAGCTCTCTCTGCTGAAAGATTTTTGGGTGAGCTCGGTGAAATCTAAAAGTTTTTAATAGACTTTAAAAAAGCGGCGAATTTATCGTCGCTTTTTTTGTGCCTAAAATTTAGTGAAGAAAACGAAGTAGAGGCCAATGTTCATAAAAATGAGTAGAGCAATGATATGTAAAGTGAAGTCGGGGAAGAAGTAGAGACCTATGAGTGAGGAGCTATTGCTTAGGGCATAGGTGAAAATAATGAGTTTCTTTGAGAAGGCTTGACCATTTTCGTATTTGTCTAACAAATGAGCTAGTCGTGGAGATTTAGAAACATAGCCTCTGAATTTAGGGGAGCACTTAGTAAAGCATGCGATGGAGATGACAAAAAAAACAGTTCCAGGTATAACGGGGAGTAGGAATCCTGCTATAGCCATCAGTAAATTGAGCCAGCCGACAATATAGAGTAGGATGAGTTTAGCTGGTTTGGGCTGAGGTGACATTAAGCCAGGAGTGTTTCCGCGAGCTGAATATATTGTTCAATAGTAATTTGTTCAGCACGAGCTTTGCGATCGAGACCGACGGTTTCGTAGGCTTCTTCGAGTTTTGGGCCCGCAGTTCCTTTCATGAGTTTGAAAGCAACTTTGCGGCGCTGGCTAAAAGCAGCTCGAACAATGGAATTAAGTTTTTTGAGTACTTTTGGACTCGGCGGGTTTTCTTTGAGTTTTAAAGTCACAAAAGCTGATTGAACTTTGGGTGGAGGAAAGAAGACCTCTGGGGGGACAATGCGCAAAATATTGACATCATAGAGGGCTTGGACTCTAACAGTGAGGGATCCATAGTTTTTTGTTGAATTATCGGCCGCTAAACGCTCAGCCATTTCTCGCTGAAGCAGAAAGTACATTTCTAAAGGCGGGCTCTCGAGCTCCGACATAATGGCAATGAAAATACTCGAGATCGCATAAGGCAAGTTGGCTAAGCATCTGAACTCTCGAGGCAGGTCGAGTATTTCTTTGTAGTCAACTTTGCAGGCGTCGCCTTTGTGGAGCGTAAATTTTTCGTGTTCGAGGTTCTCGCTTAGATAACGTTGGATGGCAAAGTCGAACTCGACAGCATGAACAATTCCGCCTAATTTTAGCATTTCGCGAGTAAGGACACCTGCACCGGGTCCTACCTCGAGGATGGTTTCTCCTGCTTGAATATCCATGGATCGACACATGGCATCGAGAAGGTTGTTATCTATAAGAAAGTTTTGGCCGCGGCTCTTGGCTGGGGCTATGCCGTATTTTTCAAGTGTGCTGAGAAGCTCGGCTTTTTTCATTACTCGACGTATTTCTCAATCTTAGCGCCTCTTTTGAGGTCGCCGATGAATTCTTCGCGATACTGCTTTTCTTGGTCAGAACTTAGTTTGCTTTTGATTTGGTCAGAGATGTCTTCGAGTGGGGGGACTGCCGATTTGCGAACTTCGCTCAATTGAACAAAAAGCATTTGGGTAGTTTCTTCAATGGTAATGTACTCACCAGCTTTCTTGTCTTTTAGTGCTTCGAGGAAATCGGGACGAATGTCAGTCATTTTAAGAAAGCCTAAGTCACCATTAAATTGTGAATCGGATTGAGGCATAAGCTCGTCGAAACTTTTTCCGTCCTTGAGTTCTTGTTTGAGTTTTGTGACTCGTTCATCGTATTTGCTTTTGTCTTTTGAGAGGATGATGAGCTTGATGTGCATTTGAGAGGGTGTGGCAAACTCAGCTTTGTTCTCTGCAAAATATAGTGCGATATCATGAGGGGTCACAACGATTTTCTTACGAATGAATTCCATGCGCATGAGTTCGAGGATAATGCCGCGCTCAATTTCTTCGCGGTATTCTTCAACAGTCATGTCCTTTTGGTGAAGCATATCGTAGAACTTATCACGATCAGAGCCGAAACGACGGGCAATTGACTTTTCAATTCTTTCTTCAAGAAGAGAGGATGGCACTTGGTAAGCGTCGTTACTATTGAAGTGATCAAGGATGAGTTGTTCTTCAATAAGTATGTCGAGTGCTCGACGTCGAAGGTCGACGATACGAGAGGGGAGCTCAGGGCCATTAAATATTTGTCTAAGGCGCATTTCCTCGCGATAAGAGAGCTCTTGGATATCGTAGCTCGTGATGATGTGGCCATTTACTTTGGCCATGATGCTGACTTTGTAGACTCGGCCAGCAAAAGAGCTAAGGCAGAGGAGGGTGATTAATGCAAAATATTTCATGGTCTCAATAATTATAATGTGTGATGTTCGAAGCTGTTAAAAATTAATTAGGGTGCTAAACTAGCCGACTCAAAAATAAATGAAATTTAGAATTACTTTTTTTATGGAAAAAAAACTACAAAGCAACTGGAAAAAAATAGGATTGCTCGTTATTTTGGGGGCTCTATCTCTGGAACCGTGGTTTTTGGGCGTTTTAAACGGTAAAAATGACGACTTCGATACAGAACTAGAATTAGCGGATCTGAAGATTCGCAACTTCGAGTTAAGGAAAGAGGTAGAAGAATTGAAATCAGTGAAGGCTGAATTGCAGACAAGCTTATTATATAAGGCAAAGCAATTCGCCGTAATTGAAGAAGATTTAGCGTTAATCTCAGCTGACGTAAAGCCAGAGGAAGTTAATGCAGTTTTGCTGAAGGAATTGAGCTTGTGTCGTAACGCGATACTCGCACTTGAACAGAAGCAGGATGAATTTAGAGAATATGGTCGTAAGGCATTAAGCTCTTTGAAAGCAGAAAAGATCCTGCTTGATGAGTACGACGACAAAGCAGCTCTCGTTGATCAGGAGCTAAAGATTGTGAAAAACACAGTCTTTGCCGCTAAGAAAGAAGGCGCTGCTTATGTTTTAGCTGTTAATGCTGATGACAATGTTCTCGCTATGAGTCAAGGTTATGCCCAAGGTGTAATTCAAGGTTCAGATTGGAATGTGACGGTTAACGATCGTAAGATCGCAACCATAAAAATAATAGAAGCTAGGCGCAATAGTAGTTTAGCTTTGATAACAGAGGGATCTGCAAAAGGAATTATTGCAGGTTCTAAAGTAAGTAAAAAATAACTTTTTGGAAAAAAAGAGATACAAATGGAAGCAACAGCAGTTACGAAATACGTGAGAATGTCACCTTTCAAAGCTCGTGAAGTTATGCGCCACGTAAATGGCAAAGCATACAACGACGCTATTGAACTAGTGACACTTGCGGACCAAAAGGCTGCGGGTATCATCAAGAAGACTCTTGAATCCGCAAAAGCCAACGCTGAGAATAAAGGCGCTGATATCAGCTCGCTTTATGTTAAGCTCGGTGTTATTGGCGAAGGCCCCACAATGAAGCGTTTTAAACCCAAAGCAAGAGGCTCGGCGGGTAGAATTAACAAACGTACAAGCCACGTAAAAATCATCCTCAGCGATGAGAAATAAAAGGAGTTTACAGTGGGTCAAAAAGTAAATCCAGTAGGATTCAGAATAGGTTATACGAAAGATTGGCGTTCGCGCTGGTTCGCTAGCAAGAAAGAATTTGCTGGTAAACTCGCAGAAGATATTGAAATTCGTAAGCTTATCAAAGGTAGATTTAAAGAGTTTGCTGTATCACGCATCAATATTGAGCGTTTTGCAAACCGTGTTCGCATTGCTATTCACACAGCCCGTCCAGGTCTAGTGATCGGTAGTAAAGGCGCACAAATTGAAGAAGTAAAATCAGAACTAGCCAAACTTGCTAAGGGTAAAGAAGTATTCCTCGACGTTGTCGAAGTACGTAATCCTGAAGTCGACGCTGTTTTGGTAGCCGAAAGCATTGCTCAGCAGTTAGAAAGACGTGTTTCTTACCGCCGTGCTATGAAGAAATCAATCCA
This genomic interval from Lentisphaera araneosa HTCC2155 contains the following:
- the rplV gene encoding 50S ribosomal protein L22 — translated: MEATAVTKYVRMSPFKAREVMRHVNGKAYNDAIELVTLADQKAAGIIKKTLESAKANAENKGADISSLYVKLGVIGEGPTMKRFKPKARGSAGRINKRTSHVKIILSDEK
- a CDS encoding peptidylprolyl isomerase; protein product: MKYFALITLLCLSSFAGRVYKVSIMAKVNGHIITSYDIQELSYREEMRLRQIFNGPELPSRIVDLRRRALDILIEEQLILDHFNSNDAYQVPSSLLEERIEKSIARRFGSDRDKFYDMLHQKDMTVEEYREEIERGIILELMRMEFIRKKIVVTPHDIALYFAENKAEFATPSQMHIKLIILSKDKSKYDERVTKLKQELKDGKSFDELMPQSDSQFNGDLGFLKMTDIRPDFLEALKDKKAGEYITIEETTQMLFVQLSEVRKSAVPPLEDISDQIKSKLSSDQEKQYREEFIGDLKRGAKIEKYVE
- the trxB gene encoding thioredoxin-disulfide reductase, giving the protein MKKVIIVGSGPAGHTAAIYAARAEMKPLMLEGFMAGGVAAGGQLTTTTEVENFPGFPEGIDGPTLMMNMREQSARYGTDIITETVDKIDFSSRPFKLVANGVDYEAASLIIATGATAKRLNLPGEDTYWQNGISACAVCDGALPIFRNKPMVVIGGGDSACEEAMFLTKFASKVYLVVRRNEMRASKVMQERTKANEKIEILWETSPVEALGDDKVLTHVKVKSNVDGTERDVEANGLFYAIGHKPNTDFLNGQLDLDDAGYILTAPGTAKTSIEGVFACGDVQDHEWRQAITAAGSGCMAALSAERFLGELGEI
- a CDS encoding 3'-5' exonuclease, which translates into the protein MSYAASAFLLTGETIDVTAGRMGFRYFGRSPELGPIEILITDIPGIVFSGDLESSDGLPDYDQKSSPLKKVNGENLNAYTFKTRNAQHALMNAFKEKGQEAFETDIKHHERFLMELGIRGGIWLEGDAKVKDGRAVFKNPRIKPYEVKTDFRIASIDIENGVNIDSLFSIAIHMKGCGPERKKVLMLDDHSHEMNDFTTCFNTETDLLNAFMDYIAAEDPDIIIGWNVIGYDLAQLQKYCERNYLDFKLDRLGKEPDIFSPMMGVSFAFMSGRVVIEGMSAIRDMGYTFKNNRLETVAVELLGEGKLIHDEDDKLAEIERQFLEEKENLAKYNLQDVELVTRLFEKIGVVEFMATRTCLSGVMFSQLEINNAILENLWIPEIHKGGFVALGDGEKKTSRNDAYRYLASEAGVHDNVVQLRIPQITAWLASLFDIDPYSLAQAENGEELPWGAKRLKDQAFIAKELKKLLTYRSQFKDCDWQCRAVNHTLKQCMEESLKSANRFFTPTYKGAIMQACAWLTEEINQGLLAVSAKLVASNDTSLYVSVEEYSELDVETHLNQCIQNACSDLGLEAVVPLCEKIAIFEKILFIKRNNDNFLRYAYLCEEGEVKITGLYNTGPRWTQLAHYFQEELMKQILTGKDWQVWIREFTESVRDGAHRDKISYFRKVKQSDLLEKKDQAQVVALLKYLDYYKPTAPVNVISYIMTLDDGPVPSVLNPRTPDIEHYIESQLARVANPYLALVGKTFEELFHAEQLSLFEF
- the rpsC gene encoding 30S ribosomal protein S3, yielding MGQKVNPVGFRIGYTKDWRSRWFASKKEFAGKLAEDIEIRKLIKGRFKEFAVSRINIERFANRVRIAIHTARPGLVIGSKGAQIEEVKSELAKLAKGKEVFLDVVEVRNPEVDAVLVAESIAQQLERRVSYRRAMKKSIQVAMDMGADGIKVKCGGRLSGADIARNEVYSEGRVPLQTISANIDYGFAEANTTYGIIGVKVWICKPKNLEQNYGTNAKKGKVQKGSKRQPRR
- the rsmA gene encoding 16S rRNA (adenine(1518)-N(6)/adenine(1519)-N(6))-dimethyltransferase RsmA → MKKAELLSTLEKYGIAPAKSRGQNFLIDNNLLDAMCRSMDIQAGETILEVGPGAGVLTREMLKLGGIVHAVEFDFAIQRYLSENLEHEKFTLHKGDACKVDYKEILDLPREFRCLANLPYAISSIFIAIMSELESPPLEMYFLLQREMAERLAADNSTKNYGSLTVRVQALYDVNILRIVPPEVFFPPPKVQSAFVTLKLKENPPSPKVLKKLNSIVRAAFSQRRKVAFKLMKGTAGPKLEEAYETVGLDRKARAEQITIEQYIQLAETLLA
- a CDS encoding DUF454 family protein; the encoded protein is MSPQPKPAKLILLYIVGWLNLLMAIAGFLLPVIPGTVFFVISIACFTKCSPKFRGYVSKSPRLAHLLDKYENGQAFSKKLIIFTYALSNSSSLIGLYFFPDFTLHIIALLIFMNIGLYFVFFTKF